The following is a genomic window from Rhodospirillaceae bacterium.
GTTAAATCAACCAACTCCCCATTCGGTCCATTTAATTTGCGACGTTCACCATCTAAGGCGCACCCTGCGAATTGAAATATTCCAACGGGGACATCTGTAAATTTTGTGCTGTGTGTAGCGGAGGACTCAATTGCTGCATTGGTTTCTAGACGTCTCAGTAAACTTCTGATGCGTGCCAGAAGTTCACGTGGTTGGTAGGGCTTCGTGACGTAATCGTCGGCCCCGATTTCCAATCCAACGACGCGATCAACAAGCTCGGTTTTAGTTGTAAGAATGATGATGCCCAGGTCAAAAGAGTCTCGAAGATATCGCGTTAGTTCAAATCCATCTTCACCCGGCAAGCGTAGATCCATCAGCACAACTGAAGGAATTGCGCTGTTTAGGCAGGATCGCATTTCATCTCCATTCCCAGCCGTCTGGACATTAAACCCCTCATCAGTCAGAAAACTTTGCAAAGCTTCCCGCGCAAGCCGATCGTCCTCGACGATGAGAATGCCGTCGCGAGAGCCAGAGCTGGATTCGATTTCTGACATTTGTAGGGGCCGTTAACCTGTGGTTTGATTGCTGCGTAAGATAATTCTCTCCAGATATTGGCACTTAGTCCAGTGAGCATTTCTGTTTAGAGTTGATTTCACTCACTGGGGCATGTCTGTGAGGTTGAAAAATCCTTGCGAGATGGCCTGAATGAAGTTGAGAACACTGCGGTGAAAATCATTAAAGGTATAATGGTTGTAGACGATGATCCTGTCATTCGGGACATCGTCAGATCATGTCTCCTTGCGGTGAATCCGAAAACAAGAATTCAAGGTTATGGATCTGCTGCAGATGCCATAGAGGATCTTTCGTTTTTCTCACCAGATATTATTCTTTTAGATTTGATGATGCCGGTCATGGATGGCTACGAGGCATTGCCCCTGTTCCGCGTCGGCATAAACGGTGCAACTAAAATCATAATTACAACAGCAGCTGAGTTGTCGGAGACGAAAAAAGAGAGGCTTATCAGATCTGGAGCGGATGGATTTCTAAGTAAGCCATTTAATCCGACAACACTAACCCATGAACTTGACCAGTGTTTTGGAGGAAAACCTGAAATTCAATTTGTGGCGCAGCCGGCCAGCTACGGCGCGGAGTTGCAACGTGCTTTTGCTGCGCGTCTTTCTCAAATTGAGAACCTCGTATCATCTTATATTTTTGAAATCTCTGATTCGAAGGTTGTGCGCGATAGTGAAACAGCGTCTCTAAGAGAAGGACTTCATCAGCTGGCAGGATCTGCGGGCTTGTTTGGTATGGAGCATATCGGCCACAGAGCGAGTGATGCAGAAGCCGCGTTAGTCGCTTTCAAGGAGAATCCGGCTTCACAAGAAAACCGGCAACTCTTTCTGAATGCTCTTAATGACCTTCAGTCCTTGCTTAGTTCTACACGCTTATAAGGCAGGCGTGAGGTAGTCGAGTGCTTCAAGAATCATGAATAGAGGAATAGGCCAGACGAAGGCCAGATAGGCTTGTCCAAGATAAAAGAGCGGGCGCGGACCCGGTCTCTCGGTTTCTGGGAGTTTGCGATCCCGCATTATTTTCTTAATCATGATGCCGAGGATGATCAAATAACCGAGACTGAACAGCGCAGCCGTAATCATCCAACCGTTATCTATGAGAAAGCTGAGAACAGGCTCAAGAGGGGGCATGATCAGTTCATAAAAGGTATGGTGCCGGAAACAGGATTCGAACCCGTGACCCCCTGATTACAAATCAGGTGCTCTACCAACTGAGCTATTCCGGCAAACTAACCGCACGGCATTATAGCCTTGAGGCGCGGGCACATTATTGCCCAAGGCAGAAAAGGGCAAGGACAAGCTTGTGTATTTTTTACTGGGACCAACATTTTGTCCAAGCCTTTTCCGGTGTCATTTAACTCGGCGTCGCCGCAGCCATTCATACATTGATATGGCAGCCGCATTGGAGACGTTGAGGCTTTCCATTCGGCCAGACATGGGCAATCTCGCCATATAGTCACATGAGGTTGCTACGCCAGGACGTAAGCCTTCGCCTTCAGCGCCTAAAACAAGAACGCAGCGCGTCGGCAGTTCCATTTGATCAATTTCTTCTGAGCCGGAGGCATCCAGGCCTACAACCCAAAAGCCAAGATCCTGGCATTCTTTAAGAGACCGACCCAGATTAGTGACCCTGACAATGGGTACGTGCTCAACAGCGCCAGACGCCGATTTGGCCAACACCCCTGTTTCTTCTGGGGCGTTATGCTTGGTTGTGAGTACGGCCCGTGCCCCAAATGCGCTGGCGGACCGCAAGATTGCCCCCACATTATGGGGATCCGTCACATGATCTAGAGCGATGATGAGGGCAGGTTCGGTTTCTTCTAGTCCGGAG
Proteins encoded in this region:
- a CDS encoding response regulator transcription factor; the protein is MSEIESSSGSRDGILIVEDDRLAREALQSFLTDEGFNVQTAGNGDEMRSCLNSAIPSVVLMDLRLPGEDGFELTRYLRDSFDLGIIILTTKTELVDRVVGLEIGADDYVTKPYQPRELLARIRSLLRRLETNAAIESSATHSTKFTDVPVGIFQFAGCALDGERRKLNGPNGELVDLTTGEIKLLSVLVQNPYVAMSRADLMQAIYHREWNPLDRSIDVLVTKVRRKLEKLTGDVSLIRSVRGIGYELAVAVEKQ
- the rlmB gene encoding 23S rRNA (guanosine(2251)-2'-O)-methyltransferase RlmB, producing the protein MIRKKHQKISKSSKRGSAQKTQNAHVSGKRAPAKAASGHWLYGIHAVQEALSNSQRRIERLLATPEAAQRLAEKGLSQDQLRVIEPADRSAIDELIGADKVHQGLALKTHPLPDLDIQDSLSGLEETEPALIIALDHVTDPHNVGAILRSASAFGARAVLTTKHNAPEETGVLAKSASGAVEHVPIVRVTNLGRSLKECQDLGFWVVGLDASGSEEIDQMELPTRCVLVLGAEGEGLRPGVATSCDYMARLPMSGRMESLNVSNAAAISMYEWLRRRRVK
- a CDS encoding response regulator; translated protein: MRDGLNEVENTAVKIIKGIMVVDDDPVIRDIVRSCLLAVNPKTRIQGYGSAADAIEDLSFFSPDIILLDLMMPVMDGYEALPLFRVGINGATKIIITTAAELSETKKERLIRSGADGFLSKPFNPTTLTHELDQCFGGKPEIQFVAQPASYGAELQRAFAARLSQIENLVSSYIFEISDSKVVRDSETASLREGLHQLAGSAGLFGMEHIGHRASDAEAALVAFKENPASQENRQLFLNALNDLQSLLSSTRL